One genomic region from Sphingobacterium multivorum encodes:
- a CDS encoding tetratricopeptide repeat protein → MAKTKQIIVIGSVVALVAVLLAQPIKGLVNKEKQTAAASESKPSNEVNLENISSMTKQGLDASLVKEISDIEGQVAKASGEDKIKLLQQLADKWDDVAKPAPQAFIYEEMAKVSPKFEYWLKAGNAYRAAYTNLQDSTLAQALNQNAIHAYEAALKANTSSLDAKTGLGAAMVSGTNNPMAGIALLREVVAADPKNLEANKTLGLFSLQSRQFDKAIERFKTVIDQKPDAESYFYLATGYENIGMKKEAVTAFQNSKELAADPSLSQFIDRKIAELSK, encoded by the coding sequence ATGGCAAAAACCAAACAGATAATAGTCATAGGATCAGTAGTAGCCTTGGTTGCTGTGCTTTTAGCGCAGCCTATTAAAGGTTTGGTGAACAAAGAAAAACAAACTGCTGCAGCATCTGAGTCGAAGCCGTCCAATGAAGTGAATTTGGAAAATATATCTTCGATGACAAAACAAGGTTTAGATGCTAGTTTAGTCAAAGAAATTTCCGATATTGAGGGCCAAGTTGCAAAAGCTTCTGGAGAGGATAAGATAAAGCTGTTGCAACAGTTGGCAGATAAGTGGGATGATGTCGCAAAACCAGCTCCTCAGGCTTTCATTTATGAGGAAATGGCAAAGGTTTCACCGAAGTTTGAGTATTGGTTGAAAGCAGGTAATGCTTATCGTGCCGCTTATACAAATTTGCAGGATTCTACTTTAGCTCAAGCGTTGAATCAAAATGCTATTCATGCATATGAGGCTGCGTTAAAAGCGAATACAAGTAGTTTAGATGCAAAAACAGGATTGGGTGCCGCAATGGTATCGGGAACGAACAACCCTATGGCAGGTATTGCCTTATTGCGGGAAGTCGTTGCTGCCGATCCTAAAAATTTAGAAGCAAACAAAACTTTGGGATTGTTTTCATTACAATCCCGTCAGTTTGACAAAGCCATCGAGCGTTTTAAGACCGTTATCGATCAAAAACCCGATGCTGAGTCATACTTTTACTTAGCCACAGGCTATGAAAATATTGGGATGAAAAAGGAAGCCGTTACAGCTTTTCAAAACAGTAAGGAATTGGCTGCCGATCCTTCCCTATCACAATTCATCGATCGAAAGATCGCCGAATTGAGCAAGTAA
- a CDS encoding HU family DNA-binding protein, whose translation MTKAEIIAEISTKTGLEKVDVQETVEAFFKVVKNAMIGGENVYVRGFGSFVVKKRAEKTARNISKNTAIIIPEHFVPSFKPAKIFVEKVKNGNK comes from the coding sequence ATGACTAAAGCAGAAATTATTGCAGAAATCTCTACCAAAACTGGCTTAGAGAAGGTAGATGTTCAAGAAACCGTAGAGGCGTTCTTTAAAGTTGTCAAAAACGCAATGATCGGAGGAGAAAATGTATATGTAAGAGGTTTTGGTAGCTTCGTAGTCAAAAAAAGAGCTGAGAAGACTGCAAGAAACATTTCAAAAAATACAGCAATCATTATCCCTGAACACTTTGTTCCTAGTTTCAAGCCAGCAAAAATTTTCGTAGAGAAAGTAAAGAATGGCAATAAATAA
- a CDS encoding Rne/Rng family ribonuclease, whose amino-acid sequence MVKELIIDSTPDKGVTIALLQDKQLVELNREPANNNFAVGDIYLGRIKRIMPGLNAAFVDVGYEKDAFLHYLDLGPQVQSLLKLTRIVKNGSYQEKLLNSLKLEKDIDKAGKISDVLSKNMLVPVQIAKEPISTKGPRLSSDLSIAGRFVVLVPFSSTVSISKRIKGSNERNRLKKIVEGIKPANFGVIIRTVSEGKGVEELQRDLLDLISKWELFTKRLRNAEPPQKVLGEMDRASTILRDILTDEFSHIYVNDPSIFEETKSYIHDISPDLEKIVKLYKHKEPIFDHFGVEKQIKAAFGKTVTLPGGAYLVIEHTEALHVIDVNSGNRSANKENQEDNALLVNMEAAKEIARQLRLRDMGGIVVIDFIDMHKPNHRKELYTFLKECMVADRARHTILPPSKFGLVQITRQRVRPEMNIVTNEKCPACDGTGEIRSSIVLMDDIENNLSFILQEQNEKKVTLCVHPYIDAYIKSGLISKRMKWFMKYGKWIKVNPMTSYYLTEFHFFNAKDEEIKL is encoded by the coding sequence TTGGTAAAGGAATTAATTATCGATTCAACTCCTGATAAAGGGGTAACTATTGCTTTACTACAAGATAAGCAGCTTGTTGAACTTAACCGCGAGCCCGCAAATAATAACTTCGCCGTTGGAGATATCTATCTCGGACGTATCAAGCGAATTATGCCTGGGCTTAATGCAGCTTTCGTAGATGTAGGCTACGAAAAGGATGCTTTTCTACATTATTTAGATTTGGGTCCTCAAGTTCAATCTTTGCTAAAGCTTACGCGTATAGTGAAGAATGGCAGTTATCAAGAGAAACTGCTCAATAGTTTAAAACTTGAAAAGGATATCGATAAAGCTGGTAAGATCTCTGATGTCTTGAGCAAAAATATGCTCGTGCCAGTACAAATCGCCAAAGAACCTATTTCAACAAAAGGACCGCGTCTGAGTTCAGACCTTTCAATAGCAGGTCGTTTTGTCGTTTTGGTACCTTTCTCAAGTACTGTTTCCATTTCCAAGCGTATCAAAGGTAGTAATGAACGCAACCGCCTAAAAAAGATTGTCGAAGGGATTAAGCCAGCTAATTTTGGCGTTATCATTCGTACAGTTTCCGAAGGTAAGGGTGTTGAAGAACTACAACGTGACTTATTGGACCTGATCTCAAAATGGGAACTATTTACCAAACGTCTTCGTAATGCTGAACCGCCTCAAAAGGTTCTTGGCGAAATGGATCGTGCATCCACTATTCTACGAGATATTTTGACAGACGAGTTTTCACATATTTATGTTAATGATCCTTCGATCTTCGAAGAAACAAAATCATATATACACGATATATCTCCAGATTTGGAGAAAATTGTCAAACTTTATAAACATAAAGAGCCAATTTTTGATCATTTCGGAGTTGAAAAGCAAATCAAGGCAGCTTTTGGCAAAACGGTAACATTGCCTGGTGGTGCGTATCTCGTTATTGAGCATACCGAAGCCCTGCATGTCATCGATGTCAACAGTGGTAACCGTTCTGCGAATAAGGAGAATCAGGAAGACAATGCATTGCTGGTCAATATGGAAGCAGCAAAAGAAATTGCGCGACAGCTGCGTTTGCGTGATATGGGCGGAATTGTAGTCATCGATTTTATCGATATGCATAAACCCAATCATCGAAAAGAGCTGTATACGTTCTTAAAAGAATGTATGGTAGCGGATAGAGCGAGACATACAATTTTGCCTCCAAGTAAATTTGGATTGGTTCAAATCACACGTCAGCGCGTTAGACCTGAAATGAATATTGTCACAAACGAAAAATGTCCGGCTTGTGATGGTACAGGAGAAATCCGATCAAGTATTGTCCTTATGGATGATATAGAAAATAATTTGAGCTTTATTCTTCAAGAACAGAACGAAAAGAAGGTGACCTTATGTGTTCACCCTTATATAGACGCCTACATTAAGTCTGGTTTGATTTCTAAAAGAATGAAATGGTTCATGAAGTACGGAAAATGGATTAAAGTAAATCCAATGACGTCATATTATCTAACTGAATTCCATTTCTTCAATGCGAAGGATGAAGAAATTAAGTTATAA